One genomic segment of Clostridium saccharoperbutylacetonicum N1-4(HMT) includes these proteins:
- a CDS encoding Mrp/NBP35 family ATP-binding protein, with product MSCEDCKSKDTCQTKETGCKEENPKLMPRYGKIKNIIGIISGKGGVGKSTVTGIIATMLAKKGYKVGVLDADITGPSMPRFFGVNDKRATIIPLENDMVKFEPVETDSEIKVISMNLLTAVEDEPVIWRGPVITGVLKQMFVETNWGELDYLLIDMPPGTGDIALTVMQELPIDEIVVVSTPQDMVSMIVKKVVIMAQKIGIKIKGVVENMAYINCPDCDKKIRVFSKKSSEENADYLGIPLIGELPINIELTEALESGKAEEYVRENSLYSLIFEGLY from the coding sequence ATGAGTTGTGAAGATTGTAAAAGTAAAGATACATGTCAAACAAAGGAAACAGGATGTAAAGAAGAGAATCCAAAATTAATGCCTAGATATGGGAAGATTAAAAATATTATAGGAATTATAAGTGGAAAAGGTGGAGTTGGAAAATCAACTGTTACTGGAATTATAGCAACTATGTTAGCAAAGAAGGGTTATAAAGTAGGCGTATTAGATGCAGATATAACAGGACCATCTATGCCAAGATTTTTTGGAGTTAATGATAAAAGGGCAACCATAATTCCTTTAGAAAATGATATGGTGAAATTTGAACCAGTTGAAACGGATAGTGAAATAAAAGTAATTTCAATGAACCTTCTAACTGCTGTAGAAGATGAACCTGTAATTTGGAGAGGACCTGTAATTACTGGAGTATTAAAGCAAATGTTTGTAGAAACTAATTGGGGAGAACTTGATTATTTACTTATTGATATGCCACCGGGAACAGGAGATATTGCATTAACTGTAATGCAAGAGCTGCCAATAGACGAAATAGTGGTAGTTTCTACACCTCAAGATATGGTATCTATGATTGTTAAGAAAGTTGTTATAATGGCACAAAAAATAGGTATTAAGATTAAAGGTGTAGTAGAAAATATGGCCTATATAAATTGCCCAGATTGTGATAAAAAGATAAGAGTATTTAGTAAAAAATCTTCAGAAGAAAATGCTGACTATTTAGGAATTCCTTTAATTGGAGAACTACCAATTAATATTGAACTTACAGAAGCATTAGAAAGTGGGAAAGCTGAGGAATATGTAAGAGAAAATTCATTATATTCATTAATATTTGAAGGATTATATTAG
- a CDS encoding ferredoxin, with amino-acid sequence MKPKVDKDTCIACGLCPSICPECFDMEDDGKAGAIVDEVPSDAEDSAKEAEESCPVNAIEVEE; translated from the coding sequence ATGAAACCAAAGGTAGATAAAGATACGTGTATAGCATGTGGGTTATGTCCGTCTATATGTCCAGAATGCTTTGATATGGAGGATGATGGAAAAGCAGGGGCTATAGTGGATGAAGTACCATCAGACGCTGAGGATTCAGCTAAGGAAGCTGAAGAAAGCTGTCCAGTAAATGCAATTGAAGTAGAAGAATAG
- the thiT gene encoding energy-coupled thiamine transporter ThiT, with protein sequence MSIFNDWSVQFSELIQKFPQNIQDIAASPMSIATLIGCILLLVVLVKAKKIQFTPQLIARIGIALALATVLKMLRIYHFPQGGSITLGSMVPIMLIALMYGPEIGFLTGFLYGIITLILDPYILSPIQVLFDYPLPFTALGVVGFFKNKKLLGVGIAAFVRFICHFISGVAFFGSYAPDGMSPVVYSVIVNGPMVGIEAIICLVIFAVLPMERIVHASSTNAITN encoded by the coding sequence ATGTCAATTTTTAATGATTGGTCTGTACAATTTTCCGAACTAATCCAAAAATTTCCACAAAATATTCAGGATATAGCTGCAAGTCCAATGTCAATTGCTACACTAATAGGATGTATATTGTTACTTGTGGTATTAGTCAAAGCAAAAAAAATTCAATTCACTCCACAATTAATTGCTCGTATTGGTATAGCCTTAGCATTGGCAACTGTATTAAAAATGCTTAGAATATATCACTTTCCACAAGGCGGAAGTATTACATTAGGTAGTATGGTTCCAATTATGCTTATAGCTCTTATGTATGGTCCAGAAATAGGTTTCCTAACTGGTTTCCTATATGGCATAATAACATTAATCTTAGATCCATATATCTTAAGTCCAATACAAGTATTATTTGATTATCCATTACCTTTTACAGCACTAGGTGTTGTTGGATTCTTTAAAAACAAGAAATTACTCGGAGTAGGTATAGCAGCCTTTGTTCGGTTCATATGTCATTTCATTTCAGGTGTGGCATTCTTTGGGTCATATGCTCCTGACGGAATGTCTCCAGTTGTATATTCAGTAATAGTTAATGGTCCTATGGTTGGAATAGAAGCTATCATATGCTTAGTAATTTTTGCTGTACTTCCTATGGAAAGGATAGTACATGCCTCTTCAACAAATGCCATAACTAATTAA
- a CDS encoding anaerobic ribonucleoside triphosphate reductase, producing the protein MLYVVKRDGREVKFNSDKIAQAIKGSASEIGLLLKESQVLDTVHKVIKYIEVESEYKRTVTVEQIQNLVEKALKDEGHKDIAIAYSSYRSERTKVREIKSDLMRAIRQIGVETDRDNANVGNNFSSKLLRIASESNKWNTLATMPKNLAKAHETGDLYYHDLDSYNLTVNCLHIPTREILENGFNTGYGTINAPKRIETAAELSCILLQSTQNDMFGGQSHPDFDNDMGIFVDPTRDEIRKELEELEIPEEKIEALLEGKVRKKIHQAMQGVVYNLNTMHSRAGSQVPFSSINIGLPTSKDAALVCEIFLLEYEKGLGKGEQPIFPNIIFRVKSGVNREESDPYFHLFKLACRVAAKRMNPTFMNIDADFNKEYYDKGYVPATMGCRTYLMKNVNGEPGCKGRGNIAPTTLNLPRIGLQAKGDIDKFFEILDSRLELAKDSLMNRYEVLKKLRVKDLPFVAGQGLMKGAEGLTPDDSIEPILKQGTWGIGFIGLAETLTGLVGKHHGEDEEARELGVKIIEHIREYCDKLSEEYKLNWSCYATPAEGLSGKFIKQDQKIFGKIQGVTDKDYYTNSYHVPVGYSISIKDKINIEAPYHKLCNGGHISYLEVDDTPDAETVMNIINYAYKNTNISYVGINFHIRYCKECGTYLHNNENNCTNCGSQDIQGVSRVTGYLSLDERFGPGKYHERKDRISHAGDHKHNY; encoded by the coding sequence ATGCTATATGTTGTGAAAAGGGATGGGAGAGAAGTTAAATTTAATTCGGATAAGATAGCTCAAGCGATCAAAGGATCAGCTAGTGAAATCGGTTTATTATTAAAGGAAAGTCAAGTGTTAGACACTGTACATAAAGTAATAAAATATATTGAAGTTGAGTCAGAATACAAAAGAACTGTTACGGTAGAGCAAATACAAAATCTTGTAGAAAAAGCTCTGAAGGATGAAGGTCACAAAGATATAGCAATTGCTTATTCATCATATAGAAGTGAAAGAACTAAGGTTAGAGAAATAAAATCAGATCTAATGAGAGCAATAAGGCAAATTGGAGTTGAGACTGATAGAGATAATGCTAATGTTGGGAATAATTTTAGTTCAAAATTATTAAGAATAGCATCTGAATCTAACAAGTGGAATACCTTAGCAACAATGCCTAAGAATTTAGCAAAGGCTCACGAAACAGGAGATTTGTATTACCATGATTTAGATAGCTATAATTTAACTGTAAATTGTCTTCATATTCCAACTAGAGAAATTTTAGAAAATGGATTCAATACAGGATATGGAACAATTAATGCTCCTAAAAGAATAGAGACAGCTGCTGAATTGTCATGTATATTATTGCAATCCACTCAAAATGATATGTTTGGAGGACAATCGCATCCAGACTTTGATAATGATATGGGGATATTTGTAGATCCTACTAGAGATGAAATAAGAAAAGAATTAGAAGAATTAGAAATACCAGAGGAAAAGATAGAGGCCTTACTTGAAGGCAAGGTAAGAAAAAAAATACATCAAGCTATGCAAGGTGTTGTTTATAATCTTAATACAATGCACTCAAGAGCTGGTTCACAGGTTCCTTTTAGTTCAATTAATATTGGATTACCAACTAGTAAGGATGCTGCGCTAGTGTGTGAAATATTTCTTTTAGAATATGAAAAAGGATTAGGAAAAGGAGAACAACCTATTTTCCCAAACATAATCTTCAGAGTTAAGTCTGGCGTTAATAGGGAAGAGAGTGATCCTTATTTCCACTTATTTAAGTTAGCTTGTAGAGTAGCTGCAAAGAGAATGAATCCGACATTTATGAACATTGATGCAGACTTTAATAAAGAGTATTATGATAAAGGATATGTTCCAGCTACAATGGGATGTAGAACTTATCTAATGAAGAATGTCAATGGTGAACCAGGTTGTAAAGGAAGAGGCAATATAGCACCTACAACATTGAACTTACCAAGAATAGGACTACAAGCTAAAGGTGATATAGATAAATTTTTTGAAATATTAGATTCAAGACTAGAATTAGCAAAAGACTCATTGATGAATAGATATGAAGTTCTTAAAAAACTAAGAGTGAAAGATTTACCTTTTGTTGCAGGTCAAGGTCTTATGAAGGGGGCAGAAGGATTAACTCCTGATGACTCTATAGAACCTATTTTAAAGCAAGGAACTTGGGGAATTGGATTTATTGGTTTAGCAGAAACATTGACAGGATTGGTAGGAAAACATCATGGTGAAGATGAAGAAGCTCGAGAGTTAGGTGTAAAAATCATTGAGCATATAAGAGAATATTGTGATAAGCTTTCAGAAGAATATAAATTAAATTGGAGTTGTTATGCAACTCCAGCAGAAGGGCTTTCAGGTAAATTTATAAAACAAGACCAAAAGATCTTTGGAAAAATACAAGGGGTAACTGATAAGGACTATTACACAAATAGTTATCATGTTCCAGTAGGATATTCAATATCAATTAAGGACAAAATTAATATTGAAGCACCATACCATAAACTTTGTAATGGTGGTCACATAAGTTATCTTGAAGTAGATGATACGCCAGATGCTGAAACAGTAATGAATATAATAAATTATGCATATAAAAATACTAATATCAGCTATGTTGGAATCAATTTTCATATAAGATATTGTAAGGAATGTGGAACTTATCTTCATAATAATGAAAATAACTGTACAAATTGTGGAAGTCAAGACATACAAGGAGTATCTAGAGT